A genome region from Cutaneotrichosporon cavernicola HIS019 DNA, chromosome: 5 includes the following:
- a CDS encoding uncharacterized protein (Heat shock factor binding protein 1), which produces MSSTAALAPGSKRQSMLVQSTPGSPDVGKEAEVTTTTTGAGTITAKNVASPGELCGFVDTLLNTLESRFDEMSDQVMSRMDEMASRIDNLETAISDLMNSGVESPSATPTKKK; this is translated from the exons ATGTCAtccaccgccgccctcgccccagGCTCCAAGCGCCAGAGCATGCTCGTGCAGTCGACTCCTGGCTCGCCTGATGTGGGTAAAGAAGCCGAGGtcacgacgacgacaacggGCGCGGGTACGATCACGGCCAAGAACGTTGCGTCGCCAGGCGAGCTGTGCGGGTTT GTCGACACGCTGCTCAACACGCTAGAGAGTCGGTtcgacgagatgagcgACCAGGTGAT GTCGAGGA tggacgagatggcgtCGCGCATCGACAATCTGGAGACGGCCATCTCAGACCTGATGAACAGCGGTGTCGAGAGCCCATCAGCTACACcgacgaagaagaagtaA
- a CDS encoding uncharacterized protein (Mitochondrial PGP phosphatase), producing MRALPAPLIYLQGLLRPALLRPDLRVPSIANVDWSGLGAAGYNAVVVDKDNCVTKPHSDALFPPYTQAWANLKAAFPGRVLMVSNSAGSSKDRGGIGAEALSMSLHVPVLAHRQPKPACAADIIAYFAGRLGRPMLTRDKVPEIHPEVEEEAAERELLQKWRWSVEEGPLAGRPLLGTLEERMVAAQYRVAPPGSEGPATDAAMKTQSRAEMQNQSPKETKLETEEPLRVLVVGDRQFTDVLLARRLEMYGVKASAILTTDLPQPADVRLLRKLENYLAPGDTEQAARLESFVRIDPPPPPSLRPTGLERLNPIAQARSAWAEWTADTPEVQLDPRSGTWKPKPLFVASVRGLSAVLHVLGIYARRGGAWAWVHIRRGAEKGWNATKAKAGEMRAEYHARKEAARMDAEARADAATIASSDVKVTPKAALEGENARIQPAQ from the exons ATGCGAGCCCTCCCCGCGCCCTTGATCTACTTGCAGGGCCTGCTTCGGCCCGCCCTGCTCCGCCCAGACCTCCGCGTACCCA GCATTGCGAATGTGGACTGGTccggccttggcgcggCTGGATACAACGCCGTCGTAGTAGACAAGGATAACTGTGTT ACGAAACCACATTCGGATGCCCTCTTCCCGCCCTATACACAAGCATGGGCCAACTTGAAGGCTGCGTTCCCAGGTCGTGTGCTCATGGTCTCAAACTCGGCCGGATCGTCCAAGGACCGAGGGGGCattggcgccgaggccctcTCCATGTCTCTACACGTTCCTGTTCTCGCTCATCGGCAGCCTAAGCCCGCTTGTGCCGCCGACATCATTGCTTATTTTGCGGGCCGGCTCGGGCGTCCCATGTTGACGAGGGATAAGGTGCCGGAAATCCACCCCGAAgtggaagaggaggcggcggagcgCGAACTCCTCCAAAAGTGGCGATggagcgtcgaggagggcccGCTCGCTGGTCGTCCTCTACTTGGTACACTTGAAGAACGTATGGTCGCCGCGCAGTACCGCGTGGCCCCTCCAGGATCAGAAGGTCCCGCCACCGATGCGGCGATGAAGACCCAGAGCAGGGCGGAGATGCAGAATCAGAGCCCCAAGGAGACCAAGCTAGAGACGGAGGAGCCTCTGCGTGTCCTCGTGGTTGGCGACCGGCAGTTCACGGAcgtgctcctcgcccgccgcctTGAGATGTATGGCGTCAAGGCGTccgccatcctcaccaCCGATCTTCCGCAGCCGGCCGACGTACGTCTCCTCCGCAAGTTGGAGAACTACCTCGCCCCAGGTGACACGGAGCAGGCGGCCCGCCTCGAGTCTTTCGTGCGCATCGacccgcctccacctccaagCCTCAGACCAACTGGGTTGGAACGACTCAATCCCATCGCACAGGCGCGCTCTGCATGGGCCGAATGGACTGCTGACACGCCCGAGGTGCAGCTTGACCCTCGGAGTGGGACATGGAAGCCCAAGCCCCTCTTTGTCGCCAGTGTGCGGGGCCTCAGCGCGGTGTTGCACGTCCTGGGCATTTATGCACGGAGAGGTGGAGCCTGGGCATGGGTCCACATCCGTCGGGGTGCTGAGAAGGGCTGGAACGCgaccaaggccaaggctgggGAGATGCGCGCCGAGTACCacgcgaggaaggaggcCGCCCGTATGGACGCTGAGGCCCGGGCTGACGCTGCGACAATCGCGTCCTCGGATGTCAAAGTTACCCCCAAGGCAGCCCTCGAAGGGGAGAATGCGAGGATACAACCTGCACAGTAG